In the genome of Candidatus Ruthia magnifica str. Cm (Calyptogena magnifica), one region contains:
- the parE gene encoding DNA topoisomerase IV subunit B, whose product MSNYDSSSIEILTGLEAVRKRPGMYTETERPNHLAQEVIDNSVDETIAGYASKISVILYKDGSLSVEDNGRGMPVDIHPKEGKSGVEVILTKLHAGGKFSNDSYQFSGGLHGVGISVVNALSTLVEIWIKRDAKEHYITFSNGFKQTELEITRKVGKRNTGTTVKFKPDAQFFDTIKFSVTKLRHNLRSKAVLCPGLEVNFYNEIDEATDKWIYKEGLKDYLSISLDVLDCLPPTPFIIDYKTDEQQLNCSLAWTQYNTNVVAESYVNLIPTIGGGTHVNGLRSGLNEALKEFCEFRNLIPKNIKLTPDDIWQKIAYTLSIKILDPQFSGQTKERLSSRESASFVANVVKDAFSLWLNQHTSIAEQIAQLAIANAQARLKTNKKVIRKKIISGPALPGKLSDCTSTDLNQTEVFLVEGDSAGGSAKQARDKEYQAILPLRGKILNTWEVDSEQVLASNEIHDIAIAIGLEPNSEDLSGLRYGKICILADADSDGAHIATLICTLFVKHFQKLIQKGHIFVAMPPLYRVDAGKYVHYALDDNERDAIIKKIENKNKHVKIQVQRFKGLGEMNPYQLRETTMLPDTRHLIQLTLDDPLQVFQTMDMLLSKKRAADRKKWLEEKGNLANV is encoded by the coding sequence ATGAGTAACTACGATTCATCCTCTATTGAGATTTTAACAGGTCTTGAAGCAGTACGTAAACGTCCAGGAATGTACACTGAAACTGAGCGCCCAAACCACCTTGCCCAAGAAGTTATTGACAATAGTGTTGATGAAACAATTGCAGGATATGCTTCTAAAATTAGCGTTATTTTATACAAAGATGGTTCTTTATCCGTTGAAGATAATGGTCGAGGTATGCCTGTGGATATTCACCCTAAAGAAGGAAAATCAGGTGTTGAAGTTATTTTAACCAAACTCCATGCAGGTGGAAAATTTTCAAATGATTCATACCAATTTTCAGGCGGCTTACATGGTGTTGGAATTTCAGTGGTTAATGCCCTATCCACCTTAGTAGAAATCTGGATTAAAAGGGACGCTAAAGAACATTACATCACTTTTTCAAACGGTTTTAAGCAAACAGAACTTGAAATAACTCGCAAAGTTGGAAAACGTAACACAGGTACCACTGTTAAATTCAAACCTGATGCACAGTTTTTTGACACCATTAAATTCTCTGTAACCAAATTACGCCATAATCTACGCTCTAAAGCGGTTTTATGTCCAGGTTTGGAGGTTAATTTTTATAATGAAATAGATGAAGCAACAGATAAATGGATTTACAAAGAAGGCTTAAAAGATTATCTGTCTATATCTTTAGATGTTTTAGATTGCCTACCACCCACACCATTTATTATTGATTATAAAACTGACGAACAGCAACTTAATTGTTCGCTTGCATGGACGCAATACAACACCAATGTTGTGGCTGAAAGTTATGTTAACCTTATTCCAACCATTGGTGGTGGTACACATGTTAATGGGTTAAGATCAGGGCTTAATGAAGCCCTAAAAGAATTTTGCGAATTTAGAAATTTAATCCCCAAAAACATCAAACTCACGCCTGATGATATCTGGCAAAAAATTGCTTATACATTATCTATTAAAATATTAGACCCTCAATTTTCCGGACAAACTAAAGAAAGACTTTCCTCTAGAGAGAGTGCTAGTTTTGTTGCCAATGTCGTTAAAGATGCCTTTAGTCTTTGGCTAAATCAACATACTAGCATTGCAGAGCAAATCGCTCAATTGGCTATTGCCAATGCACAAGCAAGACTTAAAACTAATAAAAAGGTCATTCGCAAGAAAATAATTAGCGGTCCTGCCCTGCCTGGAAAATTATCAGATTGTACTAGTACTGATCTTAATCAAACAGAAGTATTTTTAGTTGAAGGTGACTCTGCAGGCGGTTCTGCCAAACAGGCAAGAGACAAAGAGTATCAGGCTATTTTACCACTACGCGGTAAAATTTTAAACACTTGGGAGGTTGATTCTGAGCAAGTATTGGCCAGTAACGAAATTCATGATATTGCCATTGCTATTGGTCTTGAGCCTAATAGTGAAGATTTATCTGGCTTGAGATATGGAAAAATTTGTATTCTTGCTGATGCCGATTCAGATGGCGCACATATTGCTACGCTCATTTGCACTTTATTCGTAAAACATTTCCAAAAACTTATTCAAAAAGGACATATATTTGTTGCAATGCCACCCTTGTATCGTGTGGATGCAGGAAAATATGTTCATTACGCCCTTGATGACAATGAACGAGATGCTATTATTAAAAAAATAGAAAATAAAAACAAGCATGTTAAAATTCAAGTTCAGCGTTTTAAAGGTTTGGGTGAAATGAATCCATATCAACTAAGAGAAACCACCATGCTACCTGATACTAGGCACTTAATTCAACTCACATTAGATGATCCATTGCAAGTTTTTCAAACTATGGACATGTTGTTAAGTAAAAAACGCGCAGCTGATCGAAAAAAATGGTTAGAAGAAAAAGGTAATTTGGCTAATGTCTAA
- the queC gene encoding 7-cyano-7-deazaguanine synthase QueC, whose protein sequence is MSNTRHKIKAVILLSGGLDSTTTLAIAKTKNFECYSLSFDYGQKQKSELKSAENFAKIFGSIKHRVMKISLSNIDFSALTDDKIDIPKFSKSDDIPITYVPARNTIFLSYALSWSEVLDCQHIFIGVNTLDYSGYPDCREIYIKAFEVMANLATKQSIEGKKLTIHTPLIHLNKAQIIKKGLSLGIDYSLTTTCYQADKSGKACGICDACEYRKLGFIEAKVADPTRYQI, encoded by the coding sequence ATGTCTAATACTAGACATAAAATCAAGGCCGTTATTCTTTTATCTGGTGGGCTAGATTCTACTACAACTTTAGCTATTGCCAAAACAAAAAACTTTGAATGTTATAGTCTGAGTTTTGATTATGGACAAAAACAAAAGTCAGAGTTAAAATCTGCTGAGAATTTTGCCAAAATTTTTGGCTCTATTAAACATAGAGTTATGAAAATATCTTTATCTAATATTGATTTCTCTGCCTTAACAGATGATAAAATAGACATACCAAAATTTTCTAAAAGCGATGATATTCCGATCACTTACGTACCTGCTCGTAATACTATTTTTTTATCCTATGCACTATCATGGTCAGAAGTATTAGACTGTCAGCATATATTTATTGGTGTTAATACACTGGATTACTCAGGTTATCCTGATTGTAGAGAGATTTATATCAAAGCATTTGAGGTAATGGCTAATCTTGCCACTAAACAAAGTATTGAAGGGAAAAAATTAACCATTCATACGCCGCTAATTCATTTGAATAAAGCACAAATTATCAAAAAAGGACTTTCTCTTGGCATTGACTATTCACTAACAACAACATGCTATCAGGCAGATAAAAGTGGAAAAGCTTGTGGCATTTGTGATGCGTGTGAATATAGAAAATTAGGCTTTATAGAAGCAAAAGTAGCAGACCCAACCCGATATCAAATTTAG
- the acpP gene encoding acyl carrier protein → MSIEQRVKKVVAEQLDVSGDIDNNASFIDDLGADSLDTVELVMSLEEEFDCEIPDDQAENITTVQQAIDYVNNNL, encoded by the coding sequence ATGAGTATTGAACAAAGAGTAAAAAAAGTTGTAGCTGAACAATTAGACGTAAGCGGCGATATTGATAACAATGCTTCTTTTATTGATGATTTAGGTGCAGATTCTTTGGATACTGTTGAATTAGTTATGTCTCTTGAAGAAGAATTTGACTGTGAAATTCCTGACGATCAAGCTGAAAATATTACCACAGTTCAACAAGCAATTGATTACGTTAACAATAATTTATAG
- the fabF gene encoding beta-ketoacyl-ACP synthase II: MGKRRVVITGMGMVCPVGLSVDESWDNILKGHSGIASLTNIDTKGQSVTFGGSVKGFEITDYLKPKDAKKMDTFVHYGMAAGIQAIEDSGIEVTEQNAHRIGVTIGAGIGGLGTIEKTADLFREKGAKRISPFFVTSSIINMISGNLSIKYGLKGPNFAIVSACSTGTHNIGGASRLIEYDDADVMITGGAEMSTTNCGLGGFAAAHALSTRNDDPINASRPWDKDRDGFVLGDGAGVVVLEEFEYAKARGAKIYAQVSGYGMSSDAYHITLPSKGGEGAARCMQNSLKNSGINTDQIDYINAHGTSTPSGDQAETDATKLALDKHAYNIVMSSTKSMTGHLLGAAGGIEAIFTALAIKNQIAPPTINIINQDPNCDLDYCANEAREMTINHAISNSFGFGGTNGSIVFSKI; encoded by the coding sequence ATGGGTAAAAGAAGAGTTGTTATTACAGGTATGGGTATGGTTTGCCCAGTCGGTTTAAGTGTAGATGAATCTTGGGATAATATTCTTAAGGGTCATTCTGGCATTGCTTCACTTACTAATATCGATACCAAAGGTCAATCGGTTACGTTTGGTGGCTCGGTCAAAGGTTTTGAAATTACCGACTACTTAAAGCCTAAAGATGCCAAAAAAATGGACACTTTTGTCCATTACGGTATGGCCGCTGGCATTCAAGCTATTGAAGACAGTGGTATTGAAGTTACCGAACAAAATGCCCATCGTATCGGTGTTACTATCGGTGCTGGCATTGGTGGTCTTGGTACAATTGAAAAAACTGCAGATTTATTCAGAGAAAAAGGAGCAAAGCGCATTTCACCTTTTTTTGTCACCTCTTCAATTATCAACATGATTTCAGGCAATCTTTCTATAAAATATGGCTTAAAAGGCCCTAATTTTGCTATTGTGAGTGCCTGTAGTACAGGCACTCACAATATTGGCGGCGCTTCTCGTTTGATTGAATATGATGATGCTGATGTAATGATTACTGGTGGTGCTGAAATGTCAACCACCAACTGTGGTTTAGGTGGTTTTGCTGCAGCACATGCATTGTCTACTCGTAATGATGACCCAATAAACGCTTCTCGCCCTTGGGACAAAGACAGAGATGGTTTTGTGCTTGGTGATGGTGCAGGTGTTGTGGTGTTAGAAGAGTTCGAATACGCTAAAGCACGTGGTGCAAAAATTTATGCACAAGTTTCAGGATATGGCATGAGTAGTGATGCTTATCACATAACACTACCTTCAAAAGGCGGAGAAGGTGCGGCCAGATGCATGCAAAATTCACTAAAAAACTCAGGTATTAACACCGATCAAATTGATTATATTAACGCACATGGTACTTCCACGCCATCAGGCGACCAAGCAGAAACAGATGCTACTAAATTGGCCCTTGATAAGCACGCTTATAACATTGTCATGAGTTCAACCAAATCTATGACTGGGCATTTATTAGGTGCTGCTGGTGGCATTGAAGCCATCTTTACTGCACTCGCCATTAAAAATCAAATTGCACCACCAACCATTAACATCATCAATCAAGACCCAAATTGTGATTTAGATTATTGTGCTAATGAAGCACGAGAAATGACAATCAATCATGCCATTTCTAACTCATTTGGATTTGGTGGCACTAATGGCTCAATTGTATTCAGCAAAATTTAA